A region of Cucumis melo cultivar AY chromosome 2, USDA_Cmelo_AY_1.0, whole genome shotgun sequence DNA encodes the following proteins:
- the LOC103487298 gene encoding low-specificity L-threonine aldolase 1-like, whose protein sequence is MVSNRKIDLRSDTVTKPTETMRAAMAMAEVDDDVLGNDPIALELEEEMAKIMGKEEGLFVPSGTMGNLISVLVHCEIRGSEVIVGDNSHIHIYENGGIATIGGVHSRTVKNKDDGTMDIDLIEAAIRNPKGQLFFPTTRLICLENTHANSGGRCLCVEYIDKVGELAKKHDLKLHIDGARIFNASVATGVSVDRLVQVADSVSVCLSKGLGAPVGSVIVGSKSFISKARRVRKTLGGGMRQIGILCAAGLVALKENVQKLEADHHKAKQLASGLCQIKGIKVDLKSVETNIIFFEIEEDSQISAKLLCKSMEEHGILLMQESLSRIRIVLHHQISTSDVEYTLKCMKQFLCGVPALQNGN, encoded by the exons ATGGTGAGTAATAGAAAGATTGATCTACGTTCTGACACGGTGACAAAACCGACCGAGACAATGCGAGCTGCAATGGCGATGGCCGAGGTAGACGATGATGTGTTGGGTAATGACCCAATTGCCCTCGAGTTAGAAGAAGAGATGGCAAAGATAATGGGAAAAGAAGAAGGGTTATTTGTACCATCAGGCACGATGGGGAATCTAATAAGTGTTCTTGTGCATTGTGAAATTAGAGGGAGTGAAGTGATTGTTGGAGATAATTctcatattcatatatatgaAAATGGAGGAATTGCAACTATTGGAGGAGTCCATTCAAGAACAGTTAAGAACAAAGATGATGGAACAATGGACATTGATTTGATTGAAGCTGCCATTAGAAATCCAAAGGGACAGCTATTCTTCCCAACAACAAGGCTCATTTGTTTAGAGAATACTCATGCAAA TAGCGGTGGAAGATGCCTTTGTGTAGAATATATTGACAAAGTTGGGGAGTTAGCTAAGAAACATGATTTGAAACTTCACATCGACGGAGCCCGTATTTTCAATGCCTCCGTG GCTACGGGTGTTTCAGTTGATCGATTGGTACAAGTTGCTGACTCAGTATCG GTATGCTTGTCAAAAGGTCTAGGCGCACCGGTTGGTTCCGTTATTGTTGGTTCCAAAAGCTTTATTTCTAAG GCTAGAAGGGTTAGAAAAACATTGGGTGGAGGAATGAGGCAAATTGGCATCCTTTGTGCAGCTGGACTTGTAGCTCTTAAAGAGAATGTTCAAAAACTTGAAGCTGATCATCACAAAGCCAAGCAACTAGCTA GTGGATTGTGCCAAATTAAAGGAATAAAGGTGGATCTAAAATCAGTTGAGACAAATATT atattttttgaaattgaaGAGGACTCCCAAATCTCAGCAAAGTTATTGTGTAAAAGCATGGAGGAGCATGGAATTCTTTTGATGCAAGAAAGCTTATCAAG